One window from the genome of Glycine soja cultivar W05 chromosome 12, ASM419377v2, whole genome shotgun sequence encodes:
- the LOC114379961 gene encoding nucleobase-ascorbate transporter 12-like, translated as MSNSNPNNRNRHAPSPPEPKPMPPSSWAKKTGFRPKLSGETNVTDSGPITTPPPNVDLEAGRVRTPATANGVTNGDKAPVPVPPPPAAAKKRRDSDGVPKSSVLSTNGQAPAAEPPPRRTARHEEVVDGLPADDDEFVSRHSHMKYELRDSPGLVPIGVYGIQHYFSILGSLVLIPLVIVPTMGGTHEETSMVVSTVLFVSGVTTLLHIAFGSRLPLIQGPSFVYLAPALAIINSPEFQGLNENKFKHIMRELQGAIIIGAAFQTLLGYTGLMSLLVRLINPVVISPTIAAVGLSFYSYGFPLVGTCIEIGAVQILVVIVFSLYLRKISVLGHRIFLIYAVPLGLAITWAFSFMLTEAGVYSYKGCDANIPASNMVSEHCRKHFSRMRHCRVDTSQALKSSSWFRFPYPLQWGTPVFHWKMAIVMCVVSLISSVDSVGSYHASSLLVASRPPTPGVLSRGIGLEGLASVLAGLWGTGTGSTTLTENVHTIAVTKMGSRRAVQLGACFLIVLSLIGKVGGFIASIPEVMVAGLLCFMWAMLTALGLSNLRYSEAGSSRNIIIVGLSLFFSLSIPAYFQQYGISPNSNLSVPSYFQPYIVTSHGPFHSKYGGLNYVLNTLFSLHMVIAFLVAFILDNTVPGSKQERGVYVWSEAEIARREPAVANDYELPLKVGRIFRWVKWVGL; from the exons ATGTCCAATTCCAATCCTAACAACCGTAACCGACACGCTCCGTCGCCGCCGGAGCCCAAGCCCATGCCGCCTTCTTCTTGGGCCAAGAAAACCGGCTTCAGGCCCAAACTCTCCGGCGAGACCAATGTCACCGATTCCGGCCCGATAACCACCCCGCCTCCCAACGTAGATCTCGAGGCCGGTCGTGTTCGGACTCCGGCCACCGCTAACGGCGTCACCAACGGCGACAAGGCTCCCGTTCCGGTTCCTCCGCCTCCTGCGGCGGCAAAGAAGCGGAGAGACTCCGACGGCGTGCCGAAGAGTTCTGTTCTCAGCACCAACGGACAGGCGCCGGCGGCGGAGCCGCCGCCGCGGAGGACGGCGAGGCACGAGGAAGTGGTAGACGGTTTGCCGGCGGATGACGACGAGTTTGTGTCGCGGCACTCgcatatgaagtatgaactcAGAGATTCACCTGGTTTAG TTCCTATTGGCGTGTACGGAATTCAGCACTACTTTTCCATATTAGGTTCGTTGGTTCTGATTCCGCTTGTGATTGTTCCTACAATGGGAGGCACTCAT GAGGAAACTTCTATGGTGGTATCGACCGTGCTCTTTGTCTCGGGGGTGACAACTCTCTTGCATATTGCTTTTGGCTCCAGGTTGCCCTTGATTCAGGGCCCTTCTTTTGTTTATCTCGCACCGGCCCTCGCGATAATCAACTCCCCGGAGTTTCAAGGATTGAATGAAAAT AAATTCAAGCATATAATGAGGGAGCTCCAGGGGGCTATAATTATTGGCGCAGCTTTCCAAACTTTACTTGGGTATACTGGACTTATGTCGCTGTTAGTAAG ATTGATCAATCCTGTAGTAATATCCCCAACTATTGCTGCAGTTGGACTTTCATTCTACAGTTATGGTTTCCCATTAGTTGGTACATGTATTGAGATCGGTGCAGTACAAATATTAGTGGTTATTGTTTTTTCTCTT TATCTTCGTAAGATATCTGTTCTTGGACATCGCATATTTCTAATATATGCG GTTCCTCTGGGTCTGGCAATTACATGGGCATTTTCTTTCATGCTGACTGAAGCAGGAGTTTACAGCTACAAAGGGTGTGATGCAAATATACCTGCCTCAAATATGGTTTCAGAGCACTGCAGAAAGCATTTCTCAAGGATGAGGCACTGTCGGGTTGATACTTCTCAAGCATTGAAATCCTCTTCATGGTTTAGGTTTCCTTATCCACTACAATGGGGTACTCCTGTCTTCCACTGGAAAATGGCTATTGTGATGTGTGTGGTTTCCTTAATCTCATCTGTGGATTCG GTTGGCTCATACCATGCATCTTCATTACTGGTAGCATCCAGACCGCCAACTCCCGGAGTTCTTAGTCGAGGAATTGGTTTGGAAGGTCTTGCTAGTGTCTTGGCTGGTCTCTGGGGAACTGGAACTGGATCTACAACTTTAACTGAAAATGTTCACACAATTGCTGTGACTAAAATGGGAAGCCGCAGGGCAGTTCAACTGGGTGCATGCTTTCTGATAGTGTTGTCTCTTATAG GTAAGGTTGGAGGATTCATTGCTTCAATTCCCGAAGTCATGGTTGCTGGTCTCCTCTGCTTTATGTGGGCAATGCTCACAGCATTAGGCTTGTCAAATCTACGCTATAGTGAGGCTGGAAGCTCTCGAAATATCATCATAGTTGGGTTAtcattgtttttctctctttccatACCTGCCTACTTTCAACAATATGGCATCTCTCCAAATTCCAACTTGTCTGTGCCAAGTTATTTTCAGCCCTACATTGTGACTTCTCACGGGCCTTTCCACAGCAAATATGGAGGG TTGAACTATGTCTTGAACACACTTTTTTCACTACACATGGTGATAGCGTTTCTTGTCGCTTTTATCCTGGATAATACTGTACCCGGCAGTAAGCAGGAACGTGGGGTATATGTTTGGTCCGAAGCAGAGATTGCTAGAAGAGAGCCTGCTGTTGCTAATGACTATGAATTACCCTTGAAAGTTGGTCGGATTTTCAGATGGGTGAAGTGGGTGGGCCTGTAA
- the LOC114378320 gene encoding pentatricopeptide repeat-containing protein At1g74900, mitochondrial-like, translating into MFLFQKGSHLHRLLLSKKYYYHFPLPRNAVTIADSVEHPSDATIAKLVLESDPRTVSEALTKPTIQWTPDLVNKVMKRLWNHGPKALQFFKHLDRHHPSYTHSPSSFDHAVDIAARMRDFNSAWALVGRMRSLRLGPSPKTLAILAERYASNGKPHRAVRTFLSMAEHGIRQDLHSFNTLLDILCKSKRVETAHSLLKTLTSRFRPDTVTYNILANGYCLIKRTPMALRVLKEMVQRGIEPTMVTYNTMLKGYFRSNQIKEAWEFYLEMKKRKCEIDVVTYTTVIHGFGVAGDVKKAKRVFHEMVKEGVVPNVATYNALIQVLCKKDSVENAVVVFEEMAREGVCVPNVVTYNVVIRGLCHVGDMERALGFMERMGEHGLRACVQTYNVVIRYFCDAGEVEKALEVFGKMGDGSCLPNLDTYNVLISAMFVRKKSEDLVVAGKLLMEMVDRGFLPRKFTFNRVLNGLVITGNQDFAKEILRMQSRCGRVVRRLKL; encoded by the coding sequence ATGTTCCTGTTCCAGAAGGGTTCTCATCTCCATCGTCTCCTTCTGTCAAAGAAGTACTACTACCATTTTCCGCTTCCACGCAACGCGGTTACCATCGCCGATTCCGTCGAACACCCCTCAGACGCCACCATAGCCAAACTAGTCCTCGAATCAGACCCACGCACCGTCTCCGAAGCCCTAACCAAGCCCACAATCCAATGGACCCCAGACCTAGTAAACAAAGTCATGAAGCGCCTCTGGAACCACGGGCCCAAGGCCCTCCAATTCTTCAAACACCTAGACCGCCACCACCCTTCCTACACCCACTCCCCCTCCTCCTTCGACCACGCCGTCGACATCGCGGCCCGCATGCGCGACTTCAACTCCGCCTGGGCCCTCGTGGGCCGCATGCGCTCCCTCCGCCTCGGCCCGTCTCCCAAAACCCTCGCCATCCTCGCCGAGCGCTACGCCTCCAACGGTAAGCCCCACCGCGCCGTCCGAACTTTCCTCTCCATGGCCGAGCACGGCATCCGCCAAGATCTCCACTCCTTCAACACCCTCCTCGACATCCTCTGCAAATCGAAGCGAGTCGAAACCGCGCACAGCCTCCTCAAAACGCTCACATCGAGGTTCAGACCCGACACCGTTACCTATAACATACTTGCGAACGGTTATTGCTTGATCAAACGCACGCCGATGGCTCTTCGGGTTTTGAAGGAGATGGTGCAGCGTGGGATTGAGCCTACGATGGTCACGTATAACACCATGCTGAAAGGGTATTTTAGGAGTAATCAGATTAAGGAGGCTTGGGAGTTTTATTTGGAGATGAAGAAGAGGAAGTGTGAGATTGATGTTGTGACTTACACCACTGTGATTCACGGGTTCGGGGTGGCGGGTGATGTTAAGAAAGCAAAAAGGGTTTTTCATGAGATGGTGAAGGAGGGTGTGGTTCCTAATGTTGCTACTTACAATGCTTTGATTCAGGTTTTGTGTAAGAAGGATAGTGTGGAGAATGCGGTGGTGGTTTTCGAGGAGATGGCGAGGGAGGGTGTGTGTGTGCCGAATGTGGTTACTTACAATGTTGTTATACGAGGTTTGTGTCATGTTGGGGACATGGAGAGGGCGTTGGGGTTTATGGAGAGGATGGGGGAGCATGGTTTGAGGGCTTGTGTTCAAACATATAATGTTGTGATTCGGTATTTTTGTGATGCCGGGGAGGTTGAGAAGGCTTTGGAGGTGTTTGGGAAGATGGGGGATGGGTCATGCTTGCCCAATTTGGACACTTATAATGTTTTGATTAGTGCGATGTTTGTCAGGAAGAAATCAGAGGATTTGGTGGTGGCTGGGAAGTTGTTGATGGAGATGGTTGATAGAGGGTTCTTGCCGCGCAAGTTTACTTTTAATAGGGTGTTGAATGGACTTGTTATTACTGGCAATCAGGATTTTGCAAAGGAGATACTGAGAATGCAGAGCAGGTGTGGCCGTGTTGTTCGGCGTTTGAAATTGTGA
- the LOC114380426 gene encoding arogenate dehydratase/prephenate dehydratase 6, chloroplastic-like gives MQTLTPPYPNPLNYLTRARHSVIRVAPTRFTVKCGYGFESASFSQGLGASRADWQSSCAILASKVVSQREDSPADGDDHDNNVGDVNGHNAAVTNLNIVPVKADGENIKPIPPKPLTISDLLPAPMHGSQLRVAYQGVPGAYSEAAAGKAYPNGEAIPCDQFEAAFQAVELWIADRAVLPVENSLGGSIHRNYDLLLRHRLHIVGEVQLPVHHCLLALPGVRKEFLTRVISHPQALAQCEHSLTKLGLTVTREAVDDTAGAAEFVAANDLRDTAAIASARAAELYGLQILADGIQDDPNNVTRFVMLAREPIIPRTDRPFKTSIVFAHDKGTSVLFKVLSAFAFRNISLTKIESRPHRSRPIRVVDDESEGTAKHFEYLFYIDFEASMAEVRAQNALAEVQEFTSFLRLLGSYPIDITPWTPSSPRQN, from the coding sequence ATGCAGACCCTCACCCCACCGTACCCCAACCCTCTCAACTATCTCACCCGGGCGCGTCACTCGGTCATTCGGGTCGCTCCGACCCGTTTCACAGTCAAATGCGGTTACGGCTTCGAATCCGCGAGTTTCTCGCAGGGACTCGGCGCGAGCCGAGCCGATTGGCAAAGCTCGTGCGCCATCTTAGCCAGTAAGGTCGTGTCGCAGCGGGAAGATTCTCCCGCCGACGGCGACGACCACGACAACAACGTCGGCGACGTGAACGGCCATAACGCCGCCGTAACGAATCTAAATATCGTACCTGTCAAAGCCGATGGTGAAAACATCAAGCCGATTCCGCCGAAGCCACTCACGATCTCCGACCTCTTGCCGGCGCCGATGCACGGCTCGCAGCTGCGCGTGGCCTACCAAGGCGTTCCCGGCGCGTACTCCGAAGCTGCGGCGGGGAAAGCGTATCCGAACGGAGAGGCGATTCCGTGCGACCAGTTCGAGGCTGCGTTTCAAGCGGTGGAGCTCTGGATCGCGGATCGCGCGGTTTTGCCGGTTGAAAACTCCCTCGGCGGCTCAATCCACCGCAACTACGATCTCCTCCTCCGCCACCGCCTCCACATCGTCGGCGAGGTCCAGCTCCCGGTGCACCACTGCCTCCTGGCGCTCCCCGGCGTCCGCAAGGAGTTCCTCACTCGCGTGATCTCGCATCCGCAGGCCTTAGCGCAGTGCGAGCACTCGCTCACGAAACTCGGCCTCACCGTGACGCGTGAGGCCGTCGACGACACCGCCGGCGCTGCCGAGTTCGTCGCCGCGAACGACCTCCGTGACACGGCGGCGATCGCGAGCGCGCGCGCGGCGGAGCTCTACGGCCTCCAGATCCTGGCCGACGGAATCCAGGACGATCCGAACAACGTGACGCGGTTCGTGATGCTGGCGCGCGAACCGATCATTCCGCGCACGGATCGGCCCTTCAAGACGAGCATCGTGTTTGCGCACGATAAAGGAACCTCTGTGCTCTTCAAAGTGCTTTCCGCGTTTGCGTTCAGAAACATAAGCTTAACTAAGATCGAGTCCAGGCCTCACCGTAGCCGTCCTATTCGCGTTGTTGATGATGAGAGTGAGGGAACCGCCAAGCACTTTGAGTATCTCTTTTATATTGATTTCGAGGCTTCTATGGCTGAGGTTAGAGCACAGAACGCACTCGCTGAGGTTCAAGAATTCACCTCCTTCTTGCGACTCTTGGGGAGTTACCCTATCGATATCACACCCTGGACTCCCTCTTCTCCGCGCCAAAATTAA